Proteins from a genomic interval of Chanodichthys erythropterus isolate Z2021 chromosome 8, ASM2448905v1, whole genome shotgun sequence:
- the LOC137025245 gene encoding zinc finger protein 568-like, producing MEFIKEESEDIKMEFIKEESEDMRIEETFTVKREETEEQTDLMALKEENEALNEMEGRDKFNNHHDFITGGKSFCHSQIENTSSRKIAQKAGTGTHFICQQCGKSFSTTGNLKVHMKIHSGEKPYTCLQCGKSFKRKEHFENHKRIHTGERPFACQQCGKSFRQKKDLDRHMNIHTGENSYTCLQCGKAFNREDHFENHKRIHTGEKPFACQQCGKSFRQKQNLDRHMNIHSGENPYTCLQCRKSFIRKENFENHKRIHTGEKPFTCQQCGKSFRQKKNLDRHMNIHTGEKPFTCQQCGKSFRQKQNLDRHMNVHSGENPYTCLQCGKSFSRKEHFENHKRIHTGEKPFACQQCGKSFRQKKDLDRHMNIHTGENSYTCLQCGKSFNRDEHFQDHIRIHTGEKPFTCQQCGKSFRQKRNHARHMIIHSGENPYKCLVESVERVSNRKDTLKTIKEFTLESSHSSDNSVERISI from the exons ACCTGATGGCACTGAAAGAGGAGAATGAAGCACTAAATGAAATGGAAGGGAGAGATAAATTTAACAACCATCATGATTTCATTACTGGAGGAAAATCTTTTTGTCACTCACAGATTGAAAACACTTCCTCAAGAAAAATAGCTCAAAAGGCTGGTACTGGAACTCATTTtatctgccaacagtgtggaaagagtttcagtacAACAGgaaaccttaaagtccacatgaag ATTCACTCTGGAGAGAAGCCCTACACATGCcttcagtgtggaaaaagtttcaaacGTAAAGAACACTTTGAAAACCACaaaagaattcacactggagagaggccGTTtgcctgccaacagtgtggaaaaagtttcagaCAAAAAAAGGACCTTGACAGGCACATGAacattcacactggagagaactCCTACACATGCCTTCAGTGTGGAAAGGCTTTCAATCGTGAAGACCACTTTGAAAACCACaaaagaattcacactggagagaagccgttcgcctgccaacagtgtggaaaaagttttagacaaaaacaaaaccttGACAGGCACATGAACATTCATTCTGGAGAGAACCCCTACACATGCCTTCAGTGCAGAAAGAGTTTCATTCGTAAAGAAAACTTTGAAAACCACaaaagaattcacactggagagaagccgttcacctgccaacagtgtggaaaaagtttcagaCAAAAAAAGAACCTTGACAGGCACATGAacattcacactggagagaa GCcgttcacctgccaacagtgtggaaaaagtttcagaCAAAAACAGAACCTTGACAGGCATATGAACGTTCACTCTGGAGAAAACCCCTACACATgccttcagtgtggaaagagtttcagtcgtAAAGAACACTTTGAAAATCACaaaagaattcacactggagagaagccgttcgcctgccaacagtgtggaaaaagtttcagaCAAAAAAAAGACCTTGACAGGCACATGAACATTCACACAGGAGAGAACTCCTACACATgccttcagtgtggaaagagtttcaatcgTGACGAACACTTTCAAGACCACataagaattcacactggagagaagccattcacctgccaacagtgtggaaaaagtttcagaCAAAAAAGGAACCATGCCAGGCACATGATTATTCACTCTGGAGAAAACCCCTACAAATGCCTTGTGGaaagtgtggaaagagtttccaaCAGAAAGGACACTTTGAAGACCATAAAAGAATTTACACTAGAGTCAAGCCATTCCTCTGACAACAGTGTTGAAAGAATTTCAATATGA